One Gossypium raimondii isolate GPD5lz chromosome 3, ASM2569854v1, whole genome shotgun sequence genomic window carries:
- the LOC105795881 gene encoding uncharacterized protein LOC105795881, which produces MAPYEALYGHNCRTPLCKIELGERRILDPELVSEIKDKVRLIRDRLKVASDRQKSYADLKRRDIEFIGLYQILKCVGSVASQLELPPELDRIHDMFHISMLRRYRSDPSHNVSVEEIEVRLDLTFKEESVQILDQDIKVLRRKSILLVKVLWQNHGIKEETLELKDSMHQ; this is translated from the exons atggcaccttatgaggctttgtatggtcataaCTGTCGTACTCCTCTATGTAAGATTGAGTTGGGTGAGCGACGGATTTTGGATCCTGAGTTGGTTTCTGAGATCAAAGATAAGGTTAGACTGATTCGAGATCGCTTAAAGGTGGCTTCAgatagacagaagtcttatGCAGATCTAAAGAGGAGAGATATCGA GTTCATCGGGCTGTATCAGATTCTGAAGTGTGTGGGATCAGTCGCTTCTCAGTTGGAGCTACCTCCAGAGTTGGACCGTATCCATGATATGTTCCACATCTCCATGTTGAGGCGGTACCGGTCCGATCCATCTCACAATGTCTCTGTTGAGGAGATCGAAGTTAGACTGGATTTGACTTTTAAGGAGGAGTCGGTTCAGATTTTGGATCAAGATATTAAGGTTCTGAGAAGAAAGTCCATTCTGTTAGTAAAGGTTCTGTGGCAGAATCATGGGATTAAGGAAGAAACGTTGGAACTTAAGGACTCGATGCATCAGTAG